The Fragaria vesca subsp. vesca linkage group LG2, FraVesHawaii_1.0, whole genome shotgun sequence genome includes a window with the following:
- the LOC101304339 gene encoding phosphate carrier protein, mitochondrial-like, with amino-acid sequence MICGEESKMRGAEGRRLCEEFSPAYYGLCTVGGMLSAGATHLAITPLDVLKVNMQVNPIKYNRMGSGFSILWREQGPYSLWRGWSGKLFGYGIQGGCRFGLYEYFKKLYSDVLINQNRSTIFFLSSASAQVFADIALCPFEAVKVRVQTQPRFAKGLVDGFPKLYSTEGLAGLYKGLLPLWGRNLPFAMIMFTTFEHSVDLVYHKVIHKRKEDCSIVQQLGVTCLAGYAAGAVGTVVSNPADNIVSSLYNKKANSVMQAVRNIGFANLFTRSLPIRITLVGPVITLQWFFYDTIKVLSGLPSSGGLTRRLEEANLSA; translated from the exons ATGATTTGTGGTGAAGAGAGCAAAATGAGAGGTGCCGAGGGAAGAAGGTTGTGTGAGGAGTTCTCGCCTGCGTATTATGGGCTGTGCACTGTGGGTGGAATGCTCAGTGCTGGCGCTACCCATCTCGCAATCACTCCTCTTGATGTCTTGAAAGTTAATATGCAG GTTAATCCAATTAAATATAACAGGATGGGTTCAGGGTTTTCTATTCTCTGGAGAGAACAAGGCCCTTATTCCCTTTGGAGAGGTTGGTCTGGCAAATTGTTTGGATACGGTATTCAGGGTGGCTGCAGATTTGGTCTATATGAATACTTTAAGAAGCTATACTCTGATGTGCTGATAAATCAGAACAGGAGTACCATATTCTTTCTCAGCAGTGCCTCTGCTCAAGTATTTGCTGATATTGCTCTCTGTCCATTTGAAGCCGTCAAAGTTCGCGTTCAAACACAGCCCAGATTTGCAAAGGGCTTGGTTGATGGCTTTCCAAAACTATATTCAACTGAAGGGCTAGCTGG CTTGTACAAAGGACTTTTACCACTTTGGGGTCGAAATCTGCCAT TTGCAATGATAATGTTCACGACATTTGAGCATTCGGTGGATCTGGTTTATCACAAAGTTATTCATAAAAGAAAAGAAGATTGCTCAATTGTCCAACAGCTTGGTGTGACATGTTTAGCGGGATATGCAGCAGGAGCTGTTGGTACTGTTGTCTCTAACCCTGCAGACAATATTGTCTCCTCTTTGTACAATAAAAAGGCCAACAGTGTGATGCAG GCTGTGAGGAACATTGGCTTTGCTAACCTATTTACTAGAAGCCTTCCCATTCGAATTACGCTTGTTGGCCCTGTTATTACTTTGCAGTGGTTTTTCTATGACACCATTAAAGTGCTAAGTGGATT GCCATCCAGTGGAGGGCTTACCAGACGTCTGGAAGAAGCTAACCTATCGGCTTAA